GTACCAGAATCACCAACCAGACGAATAGGCTTTTCAGTTAAAGCGGCCGTATGAATATGGTCAAAGATGATGTTGGTATTAAAGCGCTCTGCATGCTTTAAGAAGCGATCCATGAGCTCGGGACCTTGAACACCATCTGGGTCTGCTGGCCAGTTTTCCACATCAGTAGTAGTCATTAATTGACCGCCCTGTGCCAGGCCAGTAATGAGGGTCGGGCTCAAATTCGCGCGGGCCGCGTATACGGCAGCTGTGTAGCCGGCAGGGCCTGAACCTAGGATGAGGACTTTGGAGTGTTTTGGGGTATTTGTAGTCATCTCCAAATTATAGGATTGCTTGATTACAATCGGTAGAACATGGCAAGAACCGTATACCCGAAGTCCAAAACCCCTTTAAGCTCCCAGCCCCCTGAGAATCATGGGCAGGGCAGGATGCCCCGCCTCTTGCTTGAGGCCCGCTGGTTCATCTCCCTTGGTCTCTGTTTAGGCTTATTAGCCATTTTGGTGACTTATTCCAAGGCGGATCCAGCTTGGTCGCATGCCAGTTTTGAGGCTCCGAAGAACCTCGGTGGTCGTTTTGGTGCCTATTTGGCCGATTTATTGCTCTACATCTTTGGTATTTCCGCATTTTGGTGGGTAGTGCTGGTTGGGCGTCGCGTCCTAAGTGGCTGGCGTGAGCTCTGGAGCATCCCCTTGCCACCAGATCCAGATGCCAAGCCAGACTCCTTAGTAATGCGTTGGCTGGGCTTTGGACTGACTTTAGTGAGCAGCATGGGCCTTGAGTCCATTCGGATGCATTCGCTCACCTGGGAGCTCCCAAGACCTCCTGGGGGCATTTTGGGCGAACTGATTGGTGACCCACTTCAAATGACCTTAGGCTTTACCGGCTCTACCTTAGTCTTGCTATTTACTCTCTGCGCTGGATTGTCTTTATTCCTTCACTTTTCTTGGTTGGATGTTGCAGAAAAAGTCGGTCGATCCCTAGAGCTTGCTTATGACCGTTTACGCGAACGTCGTGATAGCGAAGAGGACCGTAAATTAGGTGAAGCAGCTGCCGAAGAGCGCGAGGAGTTTGTGGAAGAGTTTCGCGGGCGCGTTGAAATTGCTAAGCCAATACAGATTGTTCGTGCTCCCATAGAGATTCCAAAGAGTGCACGGGTTGAGCGCGAAAAACAACAGCCTTTATTTGTGGATATTCCGGATTCAGAGTTGCCACCCTTGGCATTGCTTGATCCTGTACCAGAAGCGAAAGAAACCATCTCAGCTGATGTATTGGAATTTACTTCTCGTTTGATTGAGCGCAAGCTGGCTGAGTTCAACGTGGAAGTCAAAGTTATTGCAGCCTATCCAGGTCCTGTAGTAACCCGTTATGAGATCGATCCTGCTGTTGGCGTGAAGGGTAGTCAGATCGTCAATCTCTCACGCGACTTGGCTCGTTCACTCGGTGTAGTAAGTATGCGTGTGGTGGAAACTATTCCTGGTAAGACTTGTATGGCTTTGGAGTTGCCAAACCCATCACGTCAATCGGTTTACCTCTCTGAGATTTTGAGTTCGCAGGTATATAACGACAGTCATTCCAACTTGACCCTCTCTTTGGGTAAAGATATTTCAGGTAGTCCGATTGTTGCTGACTTGGCAAAGATGCCGCATTGCTTAGTTGCTGGCACGACTGGTGCTGGTAAGTCTGTTGGCATCAATGCGATGATTTTGTCCATCCTTTTCAAGGCGAAGCCGGATGAAGTTCGTCTGATCATGATTGATCCGAAGATGCTCGAGATGGCGATGTACGACAAGATCCCCCATCTCTTATGCCCAGTTGTGACTGACATGAAGCAGGCCTATAACGCGCTCAATTGGGCTGTGAATGAGATGGAGCGTCGCTACAAACTGATGAGTAAGTTTGGTGTGCGTAACCTCGCCGGCTTTAATAAAAAGATTCTTGAGGCTGAAGAAAAAGGTGAGAAGCTCACCAATCCATTTAGCTTAACCCCAGATGATCCAGAGCCAATTTATAAAGCACCAGTGATTGTGATTGTGATCGATGAGTTGGCTGACTTAATGATGGTCTCCGGCAAGAAGATTGAGGAGTTGATTGCACGTATTGCTCAAAAAGCTCGTGCTGCCGGCATCCATTTGGTATTAGCAACACAACGCCCGAGCGTGGATGTAATTACTGGCTTGATTAAGGCTAACGTCCCAACGCGCATTTCTTTCCAAGTGAGTAGCAAGATCGATAGCCGTACGATTTTGGATCAACAAGGCGCTGAAGCACTGCTTGGTATGGGTGACATGCTGTACATGGCTCCAGGTACGGGCTTGCCGGTCCGTGTCCACGGCGCCTTTGTTTCAGATGATGAAGTACATCGTGTGGTCGAGTGGCTCAAAGAGAAGGGCGAAGCCAATTACATTGATGGCGTTCTGGAAGGTGCCGATGAATCTACGATTGATGCATTGACTGGTGAAGGTGGTAGCGAAGCCGATCCTTTGTACGACCAAGCAGTAGCCATCGTTCTAGAGAACAAACGCCCATCTATTTCATTGGTGCAGCGCCACCTGCGCATCGGTTACAACCGCGCGGCCCGCTTACTCGAGGATATGGAAAAAGCTGGATTAGTTTCAAAGATGGGTAATGGCGGCAATCGCGAAATCCTCCATCGCTCTTCCGAATAAGGCCACCCCTTGCGTAGACTGATTTCAGTAGCAGCCTTAGGGCTCACAATTTTTTTATCTCCAAACATAGTATTGGCGGAAGGTGAGAGCGGTGCAGAGCAGTTGCGTCAGTTTGTGCGTAACTCTAAAACTGCGGAAGGCGACTTTAAGCAACAACAGTTGCGCGCACCTAAAGCAAATGAACCGCAAGACAAAGGTTTAAAAGTAATTCGCCAAACTCAAGGACGGTTTGTATTTCAGCGTCCAGGCCGATTTATCTGGGATACGCAAAAGCCGTATGAGCAAAAACTGATTGCCGATGGCAAACAACTTATTTTGTGGGACAGAGATTTAAATCAGGCGACATTTAGACCTGCCGGCCAAGCCTTAGCGGCTACACCAGCAGCAATTCTTTTTGGTGAGACTTCTTTGGACCAGCATTTTGAGTTAGTTGACGGTGAAGATCGCTTAGGTATGAAATGGGTTGCTCTAGTGCCCAAGAAAAATCCGAATGCAAAGAATGGTAATGACTTGCCTTACACCAAGATCTCAGTAGGCATGGTCAATGGCCTGCCTAAAGCGCTCGAGCTCATTGATGGCCTGGGTAGCGTGGTTCTGGTTACTTTAGACAAGATCCAGCTCAATATCAATTTGCCTGCCAGTCGCTTTACTTTCAATCCGCCGGCTGGCGCAGAAGTCTTACGCTTAAACTAACGTCTATACCCATTAACGAATAGAGCATCACATGATTGATCCGCAATTACTTCGCAAAGATATCGCAGCTGTTGCTGCCCGATTAGCCACTCGTAAATTCCAGCTCGATGTTGATAAGTTCAACACCTTAGAGTCCGAGCGTAAATCTTTACAAACTCGCACAGAAGAATTACAAGCAAAACGCAACCAATTGGCTAAAGCGATTGGTATGAAAAAAGGTAAGGGCGAGGATGCTACTGCTGAGATGGCAGAAGCAACGCAGATTAACGTCGATATGGAATCAGGTGCAGCTCGCTTAGCAGTTTTGCAGGCAGAGATTGCGGATTTCTTAATGGGTATTCCTAACCTGCCGGATGAAGCCGTTCCGGTCGGTAAAGACGAGACAGAAAATAAAGAAGTAAAGCGCTGGGGCGCGATCCCTGGGTTCTCATTTCCCGTAAAGGATCATGTGGACTTAGGCGCACCCTTGGGTCTTGACTTTGAATCCGCTGCCAAGATTAGCGGTTCACGCTTTGTAGTTCTTAAAGGACCTGTTGCCAGATTGCATCGTGCCTTAGCGCAATTCATGATTGATTTACATACAACTCAGCATGGTTACGAAGAGCTTTACGTTCCCCTGATGGTGAACTCAGCCTCCATGCGTGGTACCGGTCAGTTGCCTAAGTTTGAAGAAGATCTATTTAAGGTCCCTCGCCAAATGGGCGGCGAGGATGGAGCGGGCGAAGCCAAAATTGAAAACTTTTATTTGATTCCAACTGCAGAAGTGCCTGTTACTAATTTAGTGCGTGACACGATTACTGCGGCTGAAGAGTTGCCGCTGAAATTTGCTGCCCATACTCCATGCTTTAGATCTGAGGCAGGTAGCTATGGTCGTGACGTGCGTGGCATGATTCGACAACATCAGTTTGAAAAAGTAGAGCTCGTTCAAATTGCCAAGCCAGAAGAGTCAATGCAGTTACTTGAAGAGTTAACATCACACGCAGAAAAAGTATTGGAGCTGCTCGAGTTGCCTTACCGAAAAGTATTGCTCTGCACTGGCGATATGGGTTTTGGTAGTACGAAGACATATGACCTGGAAGTGTGGATCCCGTCGCAGAATGCTTATCGCGAGATTAGCTCCTGCTCCAATATGGGCGATTTCCAAGCTAGACGTATGCAGGCTAGATATAAAGCTGGCCAAGGTAAGCCTGAGTTAGTGCATACCTTAAATGGTTCTGGCTTAGCAGTGGGTAGAACTGGTGTAGCGCTGCTAGAAAACTGCCAACAGGCCGATGGCAGCATAGCCATTCCGAAAGCCTTGCGACCTTATATGGGTGGTTTGGAAGTGCTAAAACCAATTTAATGTTTCAGAAAACCAAAAGCGATCCCGCTCAAATGAATAAGCTCTCGTTGCCTTTATTTTTGCTTTGCTCAGTATTGATTTCTCCAGCTGTTTTGGCGACTGAAAAAACCTATCGCTGCGAGGTTTTGAATGATGCCTATATTAAAAGCAATGGAGAGTTAGATATAGTTAAAGATAGTCCCCGAGTTGGTCAAGAATTTGCAGTAATCAAGAAAACTGGAGAAGTTGTTGGAGATGTTATGGATTCTTTAGGAAAACCTAAGGTCATTGCATCTGGAAGCAAGGGCAACTCTTATAAAGTGATTTGGACGCAAAAGGCTGCAGGCAAAGATGGTGCCTTTGTAGACTATCTCAGCATCGAAGGGTTTGCAAAAGACGGTAAGAAGCCTTTTGGATTCTTTTCTGGTGCACTGCTCATGACAGGCGTTTGCGACCAATAGATTGAAAAGCTTTGGGCAGGATTGGCGTTTAAGTTTTATGCTGGATACACCGGAGAGGTGGCAGAGTGGTCGAATGTACCTGACTCGAAATCAGGCGTAGGGTCAAGCCTACCGAGGGTTCGAATCCCTCCCTCTCCGCCAACTTGCTCCGATGGATCTACTTAGAATTGCTATCTGAGGTTACCCACCACAATCTGAAGTACTTGCAGAATAAGTAGTAAGGCAAGGGGCGATAAATCTAGAGCTCCAAAACTAGGAAGTGTTTTTCTAATTGGTGCGAGTAGGGGTTCTACAAGCAGTGAAACTAAATACTGAATCTGAGAGCCTGCGCCAATCCACGACAGAAGAACGCTTGCAAATACTATCCCAACTAATCCTGAAAGCATTAGATCGGCTAAGTCAATCAAGGCCAGCAGTAGCCATGAGATGTTAGAGAGATCGGCTCCGGAGAGCAATAATAGTATGGCTGTTTTTCCCGCAACCAATAGGTAGGCAGCTAAAAAACTGGCGACATCAAATCGTCTAATGCTGGGGATTAGCCTACGCAGGGGAATCACAATCCAATTGGTGAGTGGAAGCACATATGCACCAATGGTGCGACTTTGGCCTGAACCTAGATTAAATGCAAGCCACTGTAAATAACACCTTAGCAAGCAGGCGCCAGCCACAATACTTACTAAGACCTGAAGAAGGAGATTCATGATTTGTATCAGCATAGGGCTATTGTATGGTCTTTAAGGTTTAATTTCAGGTCTGAATGCTTTGTATTCTAAGGAGGCCTTTTGATCCCTTAAAACAATATCGTTGTTCCATGCTCTAATGCACAGCAATATGATTACTGTCGTTATCGCATCTTATAAGTATGGCCATCTTGCTGCACATTGCATCGAGTCTTTGCTTTCTCAAACCTTAGCGCCCAAAAGAATTATTTTTGTAGATGATGGGGCTCACGACTGTAGTCATCTGCCTGGCCTATATCCTGATATTGAATATATTCTCAGACCTCACAATTTAGGTACTGTCGATAACTTTCACGACTTATTAATGATGGTTGACACGGAGTATGTTCTTTTTCTTGGGGCTGATAATTGGCTCAGATCTGATGCAATAGAGCTGTTGTCTGATTTCAGTGCGGATATTGTCACTTATGACATTGTTGTAACCGGTGAGCTTAAGGAAGAGATTCATGATCGCGTTCCGGGTGAGACCAATCCCTATCAAGGCGATCTGTATTGGGATCGGGAGGGCAAGCATCATGGCTCCATGATGTATCGCACCTCTTTGGGTCAGAAAGTAGGCTACAAGCAAAGGTATGCTGATGGTATTCATCCACAAGAGGATTGGAATCTTTGGGACAAAATGCGAGAGCAGGGCGCCTCAGTGGATAGCTTAAATGAAGGCCTACTGTTTTATAGAAGGCATCGTGAAAACTTTTTGAAGTACGACCACCTTGCAGATGCTCTAGGCGAGCAACCTTAGTTTGATGTTCTCAAGTTAGACCGGATTTCTTTCAGGGTGTCAGCATCGACAGATAGTCTGATACCCAGCATTCCTGAATTCTCAAGCACGGGCGTTTTTCTGAGGCTCGCTTCAATCGATTCCACTTCAGAGTGGCGAGCACAGGCCTCAACAATTCTGGTCAGCAATCTTTCTTGAGTTTCGTACTGGCCATCCTGAGCTAAGCGATTGATTTCAATAACGAGTGGATCGTAATCAAACACATGCTCCATGCCATCGCTTGCAATCAATATCAGGCTTGGATTAATCCATAGAATCAGATCCAGAAGATGTTGATTGGGAATGGTAGCCCCAGGAGCATAGGTTCCAATTGCAGTATTCAGTTGAAGGTCTTTTAGTTCTACACAAGCTATTGATGTCATGTGATGCTTTTCTTGCCTTTTGAGAATGTTGCTTTATTCGCTGAAGGTCACTACGTGATCAGCTACCAGGTGTATACCAATCTTTTCACCAATTGCATGATCATGGTGGCTAGGAACAAAGGCGTATATTTCAGTGCCCGATCCCAGTTTGAGCGTATATAAAAAGTCAGCACCCCTGAAGGTCTTGCGAACGACCTCCGCTAGCAAAGTGCTGTGGTCATCATGTTGAATATCATCGGCGCGCAAGAGCACATCAATTTCTTTTCCAAGATCGTTGCTGCGATCTTCCTCTAATTCCAGTTCACCCAACTCAATTTTGACTTTGTTGTTGGCTTGCACGATGCCCTTCACAAATACTCCGCGGCCAATAAAGTCGGCGACGTAACGATTAACGGGTTTGTGATAGAGCTCATAAGGAAGATCCCACTGAACTACTTTGCCTTCAGACATCACACCAATCTTATCGGCAATTGCAAATGCTTCATATTGATCATGAGTCACGAGCAGGGCAGTAATGTTGTTTGCCTTAAGAATTTCTCGGGTCTCCCCTGCAAGGCGTTCTCTCAGTTCAATATCCAGGCTGGAGAAGGGTTCATCTAGCAAAATTAAATCAGGCCCTGGTGCCATCGCTCTGGCTAAGGCTACACGTTGCTGTTGGCCGCCACTTAATTCATGAGGGTAGGCATTGGCCTTATCGGAGAGAGAGACTCGTTCGAGCCATTCCATTGCAACGCTAGATCTCTGTTGGCTGGGGAGATGCTGCAGACCAAAGGCAATATTCTCAAGAACATTTAAGTGAGGGAAGAGGGCAAAGTCCTGAAAGACCATACCTACTTTTCTTTGGTTGGGTGGGATCTGGATAGAGGCAGAGCTCACAACCTGATCTCGCAGGAGAATTTCGCCAGCTTTTACAGGCTCAAACCCACAGATCGCACGGAGAACCGTAGATTTTCCACAGCCCGAGGAGCCTAATAGGCAACCAATCTCACCTTGGGAAAGATCCAGATTCAGGCCGTTGACGGCTGTTACGCGTCCTTGACCATCTCGACTGGGGTAGTCAATTTCCAGCTGTTTGATAGAAAGCAGTGTGTGAGCGGAGTTCATCCCTATAATTTTCTCATTAATGCTAGTGGTTTAATACATAGCTAGAGTCTAAACGGATTGTGGATTTGATGAATCGTATTGTGGTGCCGCTTGCCCTGTTGTTATTTTTGCCCCTATTCGGCTTGGCAGCGCCATTCCTAATTCCTGGGAATAATCTTTTAGCTAGTGGCACGCTTAGCCATCTATGGCACTTTGTCTTGGGTGGTTACATTGCTTCGACCTTAGTGTTGATTCTTGGTGTCGGCGTAGGTGTATTTATTCTGGGGGTGGGTAATGCCTGGATTATTGCTAGCTATGATTTTCCGGGTAAGAAAATATTTGAGTGGGCTTTAATTCTGCCCTTAGCCGTACCCACTTATGTCATGGCTTATTTGTTTGTCGATCTTCTGCAATTCTCAGGCCCGATACAGAGCACACTGCGCGCCGCACTAGGAATGGATTCGCTATGGTTCTTCCCGGATCCACGCTCCTTGAGTGGCGCGATTTGGTCGTTCTCCTTCTGCCTCTTTCCTTATGTTTATCTCATAACGCGCACTGCTTTTTTGGAGCGCAGCGGTAGATTGATTGAGGTTTCAGAAACGCTGGGTTATAGCCCGCTTCAAGGATTTATAAAATTGGTATTGCCAATGGCAAGACCAGCCATCTTTGCCGGTATGGCTTTGGCGCTGATGGAGGTCTTAGCCGACTTTGGAGCTGTGTCTTATTTTGGTGTTCAAACTTTTGCAACGGGTATCTTTAAGGCCTGGCTTTCTTTTGGCGATCGCGTAGCAGCTGTGCAGCTTGCATTGGGTCTATTAAGTTTTGTTTTGCTTATCTTCTTTATTGAGCAAAGTAGTCGCTCAAAACTACGATATGCCTCCTCAACGCGAAGCAGACCGCTAGCAAAGACTCTACATGGCAAGAAAGCTTATTTGGCATTTGCTTTTTGTGGCGCTACCTTGCTATGCGGTTTTTTGCTGCCAGCATTTGCACTCCTGCAATTACTCTTTAAGCAAGGTCTCACAATCGATATTCGATATCTCGATTGGTTGGGTAATTCTTTATCTGTTTCGTTGCTGACTGCAGTAATTTCCGTTGCACTCGCTGTCTTTTTTGCGTATGCAGTGAGAATGAATACTCGCTTAAGCTGGGTTAATCGATTGCTGGGTTTTGGTTACGCATTGCCTGGCGCAGTACTGGCTATCGGCATCCTTTCCTTCTTGGAAATATTTCACCTTGCTTGGTGGATGTCTGCGAGCATGCTGGTGCTGGTCTACGCTTACTTAGTTCGATTTCTTTCATCGAGCTTGCAAAGCGTGGAAGCGGGGCTGGCACGCATTACGCCATCTATGGATGCCTCGGCGGCGCTACTCGGGCTTACTAAGGGGCAGATTCTGAAACGAGTTCACGTACCCTTGCTTAAGCGTAGCCTAATCACTGCCGGCCTCTTCGTCTTTGTGGATGTGATGAAAGAGTTACCAGCAACACTCCTATTGCGCCCCTTTAACTTTGATACCTTGGCTGTAGCAACCTACCAACTGGCTGCTGATGAGCGCCTCGCTGAACTGGCCTTGCCTTCCTTAACGATTGTTTTAGTGGGGCTATTCCCAGTTTTACTGCTTTCCAGGGTAATTTCTAAATCTTAATTGATAATCATTCGTATTTGTGATACATTGGATGTAATCTAATACTGATCGCAAATACAGCAATGACAAGTCCAACAATACGTAAATTCTTAGTTCCTACTGCTTTGATTCTGGGCACATTTATGGCATTGCCATTGCATGCTCAAGACGCCAAAGAGCTCAATCTTTATTCAGCTCGTCACTATCAAACTGATGAAGCGCTCTACAGCGATTTCACTAAAAAAACTGGTATCAAGATTAACCGTATTGAGGCTGATGACAATGCTCTGGCCGAGAGATTAAAAAGTGAAGGCGCCAATAGTCCGGCTGATGTGATTTTGATGGTAGATGCAGCACGATTATGGCGCGCTCAAATTGATGGATTCTTTAAACCAATTCACTCGAAGTATTTAGAGAGCCGAATTCCAGCAAACTTACGATCTAAGCCTGAGCCAGAGGGCTCAACTTGGTTCGGCTTCTCGACTCGAGCTCGTTTGGTGGTCTATAACAAAGCCAAAGTGAATCCACATGATGTTGATACTTATGAGAAGTTAGCCGAGCCAGTAAATAAAGGTAAGGTGTGCACGCGTTCAGGCGCTCATCCTTATATGCTGTCATTGATTGGCGCCATGATTGAGCGTCGTGGCGAGGCAGCGACAGAAGAGTGGGCAAAAGGTATGGTCAGCAATATGGCTCGCCCTCCAAGGGGTGGCGATACCGATCAAATCAAAGCGGTTGCGTCTGGGGAGTGCGGAGTTGCTTTAACGAATTCGTATTACCTAGTTAGACTTTTGCGTTCCACTAAGCCAGAAGATCAAGCCCTCGTTTCTAAGATTGGTTTTGTTTGGCCAAATCAGCAAACGACTGGCACGCATATCAATATTGCAGGTGGTGGCGTAGCGAAGAATGCACCGCACTCACAAGCTGCCATTCAGTTTCTCGAGTACTTGGCTAGCGATTCTGCGCAAGAATATTTTGCAAACGGTAATAACGAGTGGCCTGTGGTGAAGTCAGTCAAGATTGAAAATGAAGGCCTAAAAATGTTGGGATCATTTAAGGCTGAAAACATTTCTGTTGCTGCTATTGGCAAGAACCAGATTGCCGCTCAAAGATTGCTAGACAGGGTTGGCTACAAGTAAGTTTTATTAGGGAAAACCCTTGACTTTTAGAGGGTTTTCGTTTACATTAAGAATTCGCTGAAAGCCGGCTTTCAGCATAAGAAGCGTACAGACTAGAGTTTTACCGCAGTTGTGGAGACTGTCAGTACGCTTCTTAGAAATATTCCTTAAAAGCAATAGCCAAGTCACAACAGTGACCATCTGAAAATCAGCAATGGGCTGCAGCAAATCAAAAAGCATTTAAAAAGTAAATACCAATAACAGCAGGGTCTCTGCTCGTGTGCAATTTTCACATTGGGTCTTTGGTCGCCAAAGGTGACTAGAATGACTCTATTCCTTAAGAGATATGGATTCCCCTATGAAAATCGTCCTAAGCGCTTCAGTGCTTGCCGCCTCTCTTGTGATGTTGGCATGCGGAACACCGCCAAGTGAGTTTGGGGTCTATCGACAGTCTGATGGAACGGTTGGGGTTCATGCCCCAAAATCCGCTAAAGATACTGAGGCTCAGGCCGCAGCAGCAGAGGAGTGCAAAAAACTAGGAAAGCGAAGCGCCACTATTGTTGAGACTCGCAAAACAGTGAACGACCGCTTTCCTATGACCTACATTTTTGTGTGTAATACCTATTAAGTTACACCTGCTTAGCTAAGCAACCATTTCTTAATCGATTTATTGACACACATTGCATCTAAAGCCAGTCCAAAAAATTCAGAGCCATTGGTAACCATGCTCTCAATGGCCTCAACCTTGCCAGATTTCACGCCACGTAAATACGTAGCAGCGCGATAGCGTAAGAAGTGCTCATTCTGACCTTCCTCATTGTCCGTAGAGCAGATTTCTAAGCTGCCATAGCGGGTCTCTGGGTTGATATTCAGAATAGAGAGGCCTAATGCACCAATCAAATTTTCTGGGACGGGAATAGGAACATAAGAGTAGAGAGAGACCAGCTGCTCTTGTTCGTCAACCTCAATAATGTGGTCAACATCGAACACATCTTTTTCTGTCAACTCAGTTTCACCAGAATCGCCGCCACCAAAGGTGGATTCGAATTGCAGCATTGCTGTATTGCTATCTTTAGAGATATCAATCATGTCAGGATAGCCAAGTAAGCCTTTCCACCAGTACATGAGCGAGAAGGTGCACGGTTTTACTTCAACCAGACCTTTATTGGTTGATTTGGCAAAGTACAGGCCGTAGAACTCATCATCTTCCTCGAGTCCGTACTGATCAACCTTGAGTTTTTTTGGTGCAGCTGTCTTTGAAGACTTCTTGCTAGCTTTCTTAGGCACAGGTTTTTTGGCTGCAGGCTTCTTCGCCGCTACCTTTTTAACCGCCTTCTTCGCCGCTGGTTTTTTAGCAATCGCTTTTTTGGCGATAGGCTTTTTAGTTGCTGATTTTTTCACTACCTTCTTTACGGCCTTTTTAGCTACCACTTTCTTGGCGGCAACTTTCTTAACGGCTTTCTTTGCAGGGGCTTTTTTTACTACCTTAGTAGCTACTTTCTTTTTTGCTGGAGACTTCTTTGTAGCCATGGTCTATTACCCTTCCTATTGGTAGTTAATGTGCTTAGCGCACAAATGGATATTACTTCAGTTCTATCCACTTTTGCTGATACCTATATGGGGATTTACCTAGCAATATCAAGGATCAATCCCTAATTATTCTTTGGGCTTTGGAGGAAGGAGCGTGGTGCTTGAATTTAAATGCGAACTTGCTACACTGGAACGGTGCAGTTATGAATAACCTCAACCTAAAGAGAATTTATGTTCCCTGAATATCGCGAGTTAATTAGTAAGCTGAAAACATCAGATCGTCACTTTTCTCATTTATTTGATAAGCACAACAATCTCGATCAAAAGATTCAAAGAATGGAAGCTCATACTGAGCCTAGTACTCCGGAAGAAATCGAGAATCTGAAAAAGGAAAAGCTTTTACTGAAGGACCAACTGTACACAGTCTTGAAAAAAGCCAGCGCCACCTAATTGGCTCAGACCATCAGAGCCTCTATTTGGGTCCGATGGTCTTTTATTGATACCTACGCTTTCTTTAAAAAGCAGGCTTTGAGCAACATATTGCCTGCCTCTGTCTTGCAGTCCACCTCATGATCGCCAGATACCAGGCGAATACCCTTGATCTT
The genomic region above belongs to Polynucleobacter sp. AP-Ainpum-60-G11 and contains:
- the serS gene encoding serine--tRNA ligase — encoded protein: MIDPQLLRKDIAAVAARLATRKFQLDVDKFNTLESERKSLQTRTEELQAKRNQLAKAIGMKKGKGEDATAEMAEATQINVDMESGAARLAVLQAEIADFLMGIPNLPDEAVPVGKDETENKEVKRWGAIPGFSFPVKDHVDLGAPLGLDFESAAKISGSRFVVLKGPVARLHRALAQFMIDLHTTQHGYEELYVPLMVNSASMRGTGQLPKFEEDLFKVPRQMGGEDGAGEAKIENFYLIPTAEVPVTNLVRDTITAAEELPLKFAAHTPCFRSEAGSYGRDVRGMIRQHQFEKVELVQIAKPEESMQLLEELTSHAEKVLELLELPYRKVLLCTGDMGFGSTKTYDLEVWIPSQNAYREISSCSNMGDFQARRMQARYKAGQGKPELVHTLNGSGLAVGRTGVALLENCQQADGSIAIPKALRPYMGGLEVLKPI
- a CDS encoding outer membrane lipoprotein carrier protein LolA, translated to MRRLISVAALGLTIFLSPNIVLAEGESGAEQLRQFVRNSKTAEGDFKQQQLRAPKANEPQDKGLKVIRQTQGRFVFQRPGRFIWDTQKPYEQKLIADGKQLILWDRDLNQATFRPAGQALAATPAAILFGETSLDQHFELVDGEDRLGMKWVALVPKKNPNAKNGNDLPYTKISVGMVNGLPKALELIDGLGSVVLVTLDKIQLNINLPASRFTFNPPAGAEVLRLN
- a CDS encoding dihydroneopterin aldolase, with the translated sequence MTSIACVELKDLQLNTAIGTYAPGATIPNQHLLDLILWINPSLILIASDGMEHVFDYDPLVIEINRLAQDGQYETQERLLTRIVEACARHSEVESIEASLRKTPVLENSGMLGIRLSVDADTLKEIRSNLRTSN
- a CDS encoding YggT family protein; protein product: MLIQIMNLLLQVLVSIVAGACLLRCYLQWLAFNLGSGQSRTIGAYVLPLTNWIVIPLRRLIPSIRRFDVASFLAAYLLVAGKTAILLLLSGADLSNISWLLLALIDLADLMLSGLVGIVFASVLLSWIGAGSQIQYLVSLLVEPLLAPIRKTLPSFGALDLSPLALLLILQVLQIVVGNLR
- a CDS encoding glycosyltransferase family 2 protein, with the translated sequence MITVVIASYKYGHLAAHCIESLLSQTLAPKRIIFVDDGAHDCSHLPGLYPDIEYILRPHNLGTVDNFHDLLMMVDTEYVLFLGADNWLRSDAIELLSDFSADIVTYDIVVTGELKEEIHDRVPGETNPYQGDLYWDREGKHHGSMMYRTSLGQKVGYKQRYADGIHPQEDWNLWDKMREQGASVDSLNEGLLFYRRHRENFLKYDHLADALGEQP
- a CDS encoding ABC transporter ATP-binding protein produces the protein MNSAHTLLSIKQLEIDYPSRDGQGRVTAVNGLNLDLSQGEIGCLLGSSGCGKSTVLRAICGFEPVKAGEILLRDQVVSSASIQIPPNQRKVGMVFQDFALFPHLNVLENIAFGLQHLPSQQRSSVAMEWLERVSLSDKANAYPHELSGGQQQRVALARAMAPGPDLILLDEPFSSLDIELRERLAGETREILKANNITALLVTHDQYEAFAIADKIGVMSEGKVVQWDLPYELYHKPVNRYVADFIGRGVFVKGIVQANNKVKIELGELELEEDRSNDLGKEIDVLLRADDIQHDDHSTLLAEVVRKTFRGADFLYTLKLGSGTEIYAFVPSHHDHAIGEKIGIHLVADHVVTFSE
- a CDS encoding DNA translocase FtsK, which encodes MARTVYPKSKTPLSSQPPENHGQGRMPRLLLEARWFISLGLCLGLLAILVTYSKADPAWSHASFEAPKNLGGRFGAYLADLLLYIFGISAFWWVVLVGRRVLSGWRELWSIPLPPDPDAKPDSLVMRWLGFGLTLVSSMGLESIRMHSLTWELPRPPGGILGELIGDPLQMTLGFTGSTLVLLFTLCAGLSLFLHFSWLDVAEKVGRSLELAYDRLRERRDSEEDRKLGEAAAEEREEFVEEFRGRVEIAKPIQIVRAPIEIPKSARVEREKQQPLFVDIPDSELPPLALLDPVPEAKETISADVLEFTSRLIERKLAEFNVEVKVIAAYPGPVVTRYEIDPAVGVKGSQIVNLSRDLARSLGVVSMRVVETIPGKTCMALELPNPSRQSVYLSEILSSQVYNDSHSNLTLSLGKDISGSPIVADLAKMPHCLVAGTTGAGKSVGINAMILSILFKAKPDEVRLIMIDPKMLEMAMYDKIPHLLCPVVTDMKQAYNALNWAVNEMERRYKLMSKFGVRNLAGFNKKILEAEEKGEKLTNPFSLTPDDPEPIYKAPVIVIVIDELADLMMVSGKKIEELIARIAQKARAAGIHLVLATQRPSVDVITGLIKANVPTRISFQVSSKIDSRTILDQQGAEALLGMGDMLYMAPGTGLPVRVHGAFVSDDEVHRVVEWLKEKGEANYIDGVLEGADESTIDALTGEGGSEADPLYDQAVAIVLENKRPSISLVQRHLRIGYNRAARLLEDMEKAGLVSKMGNGGNREILHRSSE